Proteins from one Chroicocephalus ridibundus chromosome 16, bChrRid1.1, whole genome shotgun sequence genomic window:
- the SPEN gene encoding msx2-interacting protein isoform X3, whose product MVRETRHLWVGNLPENVREEKIIEHFKRYGRVESVKILPKRGSEGGVAAFVDFVDIKSAQKAHNSVNKMGDRDLRTDYNEPGTIPSAARGLDDTVSIASRSREVSGFRGGGGGPTYGPPPSLHAREGRYERRLDGASDNRERAYEHSAYGHHERGTGGFDRTRHYDQDYYRDPRERTLQHGLYYTSRSRSPNRFDAHDPRYEPRAREQFTLPSVVHRDIYRDDITREVRGRRPERNYQHSRSRSPHSSQSRTQSPQRLASQASRPTRSPSGSGSRSRSSSSDSISSSSSTSSDSDSSSSSSDESPARSVQSTAVPAPASQLLPSLEKDEPRKSFGIKVQNLPVRSTDTSLKDGLFHEFKKYGKVTSVQIHGASEERYGLVFFRQQEDQEKALNASKGKLFFGMQIEVTAWIGPETESENEFRPLDERIDEFHPKATRTLFIGNLEKTTTYHDLRNIFQRFGGIVDIDIKKVNGVPQYAFLQYCDIASVCKAIKKMDGEYLGNNRLKLGFGKSMPTNCVWLDGLSTNVTDQYLTRHFCRYGPVVKVVFDRLKGMALVLYNEIEYAQAAVKETKGRKIGGNKIKVDFANRESQLAFYHSMEKTGQDIRDFYEMLAERSRDERRGSYEYAPDRTYYETVRTPGTYPEDPRREYPARGREFYAEWDPYQGDYYDPRYYDDPREYRDYRGDPYEQDIREYSYRQRERERERERFESDRDRDHERRPIERSQSPTHSRRPQSPGASPSQSERLQSDSERRIYSRSSDRSGSCSSLSPPRYDKLDKARVERYAKNEKTEKERAFDQERVDKEKRLVRKEKPEKLEKEKTDKQKRKAKIHSPSSQSSETDQENEREPSPEKVKGNSKQSKERGDKEGTAKNRLELMPCVVLTRVKEKEGKVIDQPALEKLRAKLDNDTMKSPLLEQKTQTSQAEQTKSEQPKLEPVRTKVQKEKALASHVEVVDKEGKLKPKKHLKTEQTSEGANAVDLDKLEARKRRFADANLKPDRQKLEVKRSSQDEEDARVVLKKQLDATASSREATMLREGELERKPLRKEMLKRESKKLKLERLIPVTSPKEIQETLNVGGIGMRPTLDLQARLMEAADEPVEVQELSSKKSNPVKPQHKQVQLLDDQGTEREDARKNYSGLPEDAPDHKLGQEKPQSTDTEEKIGIDIDHTQSYRKQMEQSRRLKQQLEMEIAKSEKFGSPKKDVDEYERRSLVHEVGKPPQDVTDDSPPSKRKKTDQFDFEISTKRERNYRSSRQVSEDSERTSCSPSIRHFPFHEDDDTLDSPRLMPLKETKESPKIEEKGLSYSNMTVREDSLKFNPYDSSRREQMAEMAKIKLSVLSSEDDSSRWETQVKQEPGRVDISFPSSIVKRDSIRKRSVRDLEPGEVPSDSDDDSENKPHSPKASSLLESSRLSFLLRDREEKLREREERLSSSLERNKFYSFALDKTITPDTKALLERAKSLSSSREENWSFLDWDSRFASFRNNKDKEKVDSAPRPIPSWYMKKKKIRTDSEGGKLDDKKEDHKEEEQERQELFASRFLHSSIFEQDSKRLQHLERKDDDLDFISGRLYGRQSSSDGTNSAADLVQEPVVLFHSRFIELTRMQQKEKEKDQKPKEVEKQEDKENRPKTPETVPDTKEPEHKTSSVVGPSSVAVLPQEPAPVASEKVANEKVVVETASVKEEKPSEPASTAEEQKPFPELAAPVKIEPPEQTEPPPVVEANKEVVTTTLAPEEDTVATEHPSYLDTKPPTPGASFPQVDISVDPEPEAAQLVPPPPKLVQKSDEAAEPKEENPPPSANADASASQKVEAAAEVLPPVSDNDMEVEPPVVVKDKKSYKSKRSKTPVQSAAANVTEKPVTRKSERIDREKLKRSSSPRGETQKLSELKVEAEKVSRNAAKSPSSAAEPENVEPSLPIGRTRRRNVRSVYATTGDNEGPSPVKDSVEVTRSTRKRGEKEPQETVTTVPTTPRRGRPPKTRRKPEEDISPIKTEPVQQEVEEAETKDAVEAPKPAEGWRSPRSQKLTHSHSSAATSQQGKKGKNEPKADTSAESEDAAERSSQESSIGDNGNKAKGTEKEPAASEQKRDRKELDVEKNQLEIPTVEITEKKPVPEKVTKSKRGRYKNTKTVVDKASVCLKNVEIRLNVDEVKGALRPTDEEAEPVAVSPAKMKSPPKEDILPPHFAKNEVEDSFPETEKEVIREPKQSPEAAQLAKQIELEQAVENIAKLTETPPSIAAYKDPTADVPEVRQEEEGDKPAHQASETELAAAIGSIINDISGETESFPAPPTYPAESEAEIPAEPLVLPSPREEMEPETDQAVNNILETEAAVEPAVQPVPSSAPPAVETESKEAEVSFSESSNSAQEAETLQEAEVARKEKGRQKTTRQRRKRSTGRKGDATEVNAFEPERVPSKSPPANEVKTKPEEASKEEKQTKTIAQASMEPSASDASKAAAADVAAVHEAVAESGTSPKAPAPTPLDLPAPPVTLDEGSQSGFKIRSPMENTPITPPSAPNAALPTVPSAAVAAKLSTPVPATIVPLHSGTAKVPEWMVRHEEPRARSTPPPALPPDTKASDIDTNSSTLRKILMEPKYVSATSITSTHVTTTHAEPVSAPRLEEAPLHPAVEAIKPVSEEKPAVPVTNALDPPVAEAPVFSEKEKISTVIAPKATSVISRMPHSMDLEEAPRITLVKQAPQTQTCLVNAPSPKFKQRSSTNDNSRFHPGSMSIIEERPVETGSSPGLRVNTSEGVVLLSYSGQKTEGPQRISAKISQIPPASAVDIEFQQSVSKSQIKQEPITPSQPTPKGSQTSAGYGTVSTHSSLVLGTQAYNTSPVISSVKQERTALEKSDSSHLSVQTPASQPGKVLTQTVNTPPVLVHNQMVVNKKLSDPAALKVETKTLQPSNLSPGVSPHHPSLSGKMHSEANHVSSGPSTPTDRAISHLGVTKQEPHSPRTSGHSPSPFPRACHPGSTSSPALSSSTPVMLAPGIPVPQYISSMHPEQSVIMPPHSVTQTVSLGHLSQGEVRMNTPPLSGIPYGIRPEALHSPRAALQPQIEIKPQRSSTPQPAPIRDIVMPPLSSQHAPEEEMHYHHTTVCRGPAPVQSDVLVMQPDYRMHPTSIRLDQYNVPRDVRMIMHPHMAAVGEHHSETRQSRTPEGAVKTPPVSKTPQPGKETPKSSEGKMAHSPHSEPRLLSVPSSSQLPGLPLTQPVVVPHGVQIMHPAGSSFHDYRSVYGDMRNYHTAAQLGHPQFPGASPIGLPSRSMTPSQGLQEGEHSHPSQPVRSKTPQIPQDPKGPPAAGPEQSHHPTVNRHAAPIDPHVHLQRAQADTGQTSYPSPVAISMKQELPSPHQPQAVPKQSMFIPTTSGPGAPPGLPLNRPEPQSTLKQEPSPHPVSQRPVDMVQLLTKYPIVWQGLLALKNDTAAVQLHFVSGNNVLAHRSLPAPEGGPPLRIAQRMRLEASQLEGVARRMMVESDYCLLLALPCGRDQEDVVNQTESLKAAFISYLQAKQAAGIINVPNPGSNQPAYVLQIFPPCEFSESHLSRLAPDLLASISNISPHLMIVIASV is encoded by the exons GGCTTCAGATAACAGGGAGCGTGCTTATGAACATAGTGCCTATGGACACCATGAGCGGGGGACGGGAGGATTTGATCGGACAAGACATTACGATCAGGATTACTATAGAGATCCTCGAGAGCGGACTTTACAACACGGGCTCTATTATACTTCTCGGAGTCGAAGTCCAAACCGTTTTGATGCTCACGACCCCCGTTATGAACCTAGGGCCCGGGAGCAGTTTACATTGCCCAGTGTGGTACACAGGGATATCTACAGGGATGATATTACACGGGAGGTACGAGGCAGAAGGCCGGAGAGGAACTACCAGCACAGCCGGAGTCGGTCGCCGCATTCCTCCCAGTCCAGGACCCAGTCCCCGCAGCGGCTGGCCAGCCAGGCGTCCAGGCCCACCCGCTCCCCCAGCGGCAGCGGATCCCGGAGCAGATCTTCCAGCAGCGActccatcagcagcagcagcagtaccaGCAGCGACAG cgactccagcagcagctccagcgacGAGTCCCCAGCACGGTCCGTCCAGTCGACGGCCGTCCCGGCGCCTGCATCCCAGCTGCTTCCATCTCTGGAGAAAGATGAACCCCGGAAAAGTTTTGGGATCAAGGTTCAGAATCTTCCAGTGCGCTCAACAG ATACAAGCCTTAAAGATGGACTTTTCCACGAATTCAAGAAGTACGGAAAGGTGACGTCGGTGCAGATTCACGGGGCTTCTGAGGAACGGTATGGACTGGTGTTCTTCCGACAGCAGGAGGACCAGGAAAAAGCACTAAATGCCTCaaaaggaaaacttttctttGGCATGCAGATTGAAGTCACGGCCTGGATAGGACCAG AAACAGAAAGTGAGAATGAATTTCGTCCGTTGGATGAAAGGATAGATGAGTTTCACCCAAAAGCAACGAGAACTCTCTTCATTGGCAACTTGGAGAAAACAACCACCTACCATGACCTTCGCAACATCTTTCAGCGCTTTGGTGGGATAGTG gatatcGACATTAAGAAAGTGAACGGTGTTCCTCAGTACGCGTTCCTGCAGTACTGCGATATTGCAAGCGTGTGTAAAGCAATTAAGAAGATGGATGGGGAATATCTTGGAAATAACCGGCTCAAG CTGGGTTTTGGAAAGAGCATGCCTACAAACTGCGTGTGGTTAGATGGTCTTTCTACAAACGTTACGGATCAGTATTTAACTCGACATTTCTGCCGATACGGGCCGGTGGTAAAG gtGGTGTTTGACCGCTTAAAAGGCATGGCCCTGGTTCTCTACAATGAGATTGAATATGCAcaagcagctgtaaaagagaccAAGGGGAGGAAAATCGGTGGGAATAAAATTAAG GTGGACTTTGCAAATCGAGAAAGTCAGTTGGCATTTTATCATTCCATGGAGAAAACGGGTCAAGATATCAGAGACTTTTATGAAATGCTGGCAGAAAGAAG CAGAGACGAGCGAAGAGGATCTTACGAATACGCCCCTGATCGTACTTACTACGAGACTGTTCGGACCCCGGGGACGTATCCTGAAGATCCTCGGCGAGAATATCCGGCTCGAGGCAGGGAATTTTACGCAGAGTGGGATCCCTACCAAGGAGACTACTATGACCCACGATACTATGACGACCCCCGCGAGTACAGGGATTACAGAGGCGATCCCTATGAGCAGGACATAAGGGAGTACAGTTACAGGCAacgggagagggagagggaacgGGAACGGTTTGAATCCGATCGGGACAGAGACCATGAACGGAGACCAATTGAACGGAGCCAGAGTCCAACGCATTCCAGGCGTCCGCAGAGCCCTGGAGCGTCTCCCTCGCAATCGGAAAGGCTGCAGAGCGATTCGGAGAGGAGGATTTACAGCAGGTCATCGGATCGCAGCGGCAGCTGCAGCTCTTTGTCTCCTCCACGATACGACAAGCTTGACAAAGCCCGCGTGGAACGTTATGCAAAAAACGAAAAAACGGAGAAAGAGCGTGCTTTCGACCAGGAGAGAGTCGACAAGGAAAAGCGCTTGGTGAGAAAGGAAAAGCCGGAAaaactagaaaaggaaaaaaccgataagcaaaaaagaaaagcaaaaatccatTCGCCCAGCTCACAGTCTTCTGAAACGGATCAAGAGAACGAGAGAGAGCCCAGCCCCGAAAAAGTGAAGGGCAATAGTAAACAAAGCAAAGAGAGAGGTGACAAGGAAGGGACAGCTAAAAACCGCCTGGAATTAATGCCCTGTGTGGTGTTGACCcgagtaaaagaaaaggaaggcaaagttATTGATCAGCCCGCTTTGGAGAAACTGAGAGCAAAGCTTGATAATGACACTATGAAATCCCCGCTCCTTGAACAAAAAACCCAGACATCTCAAGCTGAGCAAACCAAGTCTGAGCAGCCTAAACTGGAACCTGTCAGAACCAAGGTGCAAAAAGAGAAAGCCCTTGCCAGTCACGTAGAAGTGGTGGATAAGGAGGGAAAACTGAAACCCAAAAAGCACTTGAAGACGGAGCAAACTTCCGAGGGGGCCAACGCGGTAGATTTAGACAAGTTGGAGGCTCGTAAAAGACGTTTTGCCGATGCAAATCTGAAGCCTGACCGGCAAAAACTGGAAGTAAAAAGAAGTAGCCAAGATGAGGAGGATGCACGCGTGGTTTTGAAAAAGCAGCTTGATGCAACGGCTTCGTCTAGAGAAGCGACAATGTTAAGGGAAGGAGAATTGGAGAGAAAACCCCTGAGGAAGGAGATGCTTAAAAGGGAATCTAAAAAACTCAAACTGGAAAGACTTATTCCTGTTACTAGTCCCAAAGAAATTCAGGAGACTCTTAACGTTGGTGGGATTGGCATGCGTCCCACCCTAGATCTGCAGGCGAGGCTGATGGAGGCAGCCGATGAACCGGTGGAAGTTCAGGAACTCTCTTCTAAAAAATCGAACCCGGTAAAACCCCAGCATAAACAGGTACAGCTACTCGACGACCAAGGAACAGAGAGAGAGGACGCGAGGAAGAATTACTCTGGTCTTCCTGAAGACGCACCTGACCATAAActtggccaagagaaacctcagTCAACTGATACGGAGGAGAAAATTGGCATTGACATTGACCACACGCAGAGCTACAGGAAACAAATGGAGCAAAGTCGCAGGTTAAAACAGCAGCTGGAAATGGAGATTGCAAAGTCTGAGAAGTTTGGCAGCCCAAAGAAAGATGTGGATGAATACGAAAGACGGAGCTTGGTCCACGAGGTGGGAAAACCTCCGCAAGACGTCACCGATGACTCTCCaccaagtaaaaggaaaaagactgaCCAGTTTGACTTTGAAATTAGcactaaaagagaaagaaactacaGAAGTTCTCGTCAGGTGAGTGAGGACTCAGAAAGGACATCCTGTTCCCCTAGTATCAGACACTTCCCTTTCCACGAAGATGACGACACGCTCGATTCTCCGAGGCTAATGCCGCTAAAGGAAACCAAAGAGTCACCGAAAATAGAAGAAAAGGGTCTTTCGTACTCCAACATGACTGTGAGGGAGGACTCGCTGAAATTTAATCCTTACGATTCCAGCAGAAGGGAGCAGATGGCAGAAATGGCTAAAATAAAACTATCCGTGCTGAGTTCTGAAGATGACTCGAGTAGGTGGGAAACACAAGTGAAGCAGGAGCCTGGTCGAGTTGATATCAGCTTCCCGAGCAGCATCGTCAAAAGAGACAGCATACGCAAGCGGTCTGTCCGAGACCTGGAACCTGGGGAGGTGCCTTCAGATTCAGATGACGACAGTGAAAACAAGCCCCATTCCCCAAAAGCCTCGTCCTTGTTAGAGAGTTCCAGGTTGTCTTTTTTAttaagggacagagaagagaagttacgtgaaagagaggaaagactGTCAAGTTCcttagaaagaaacaaattttacTCTTTCGCATTGGACAAGACAATCACACCAGACACAAAGGCCTTGCTTGAAAGAGCCAAATCTCTCTCTTCATCCAGAGAAGAAAACTGGTCCTTTCTAGATTGGGATTCACGATTTGCTAGTTTTAGAAACAATAAAGACAAAGAGAAGGTTGACTCGGCTCCGAGACCTATTCCATCTTggtatatgaaaaagaaaaaaatcaggactgATTCAGAAGGTGGGAAACTAGACGATAAGAAAGAAGATCATAAAGAGGAGGAACAAGAGAGACAGGAACTGTTTGCTTCTCGGTTTTTGCATAGCTCAATCTTTGAACAGGACTCCAAGCGCCTGCAGCATTTAGAGAGAAAAGACGATGATCTGGACTTCATTTCTGGTAGGTTGTACGGGAGACAGTCTTCCTCCGATGGGACTAACAGCGCGGCTGATTTGGTGCAAGAACCGGTGGTTCTCTTCCACAGCAGATTTATTGAACTGACGCgaatgcagcagaaagaaaaagagaaagatcagaaaccaaaagaagtggaaaaacaggaagacaaagaaaaccgGCCGAAAACACCAGAAACGGTTCCTGATACTAAAGAGCCAGAACATAAAACTTCCTCGGTAGTGGGTCCCTCTTCGGTTGCTGTCCTACCACAGGAACCAGCACCGGTGGCTTCCGAGAAGGTAGCGAAtgagaaggtggtggtggaaaCAGCttctgtaaaagaagaaaaaccatcTGAACCTGCTTCTACAGCAGAGGAGCAAAAACCTTTTCCTGAACTTGCTGCTCCTGTCAAAATTGAACCACCCGAGCAAACCGAGCCCCCGCCAGTCGTAGAAGCTAATAAAGAAGTTGTCACTACAACCCTGGCACCGGAGGAAGACACTGTGGCAACAGAGCATCCTTCATACTTGGATACCAAGCCTCCTACTCCCGGAGCTTCGTTTCCCCAAGTGGACATCAGTGTAGATCCAGAACCTGAAGCTGCCCAGTTGGTTCCACCTCCGCCCAAGCTAGTTCAGAAGTCCGATGAGGCTGCCGAGCCTAAAGAAGAAAATCCTCCGCCTTCTGCCAACGCTGATGCTAGTGCGAGTCAAAAGGTGGAGGCGGCTGCTGAGGTCCTGCCGCCCGTTTCCGACAACGATATGGAAGTCGAACCTCCGGTTGTTGTAAAAGACAAGAAGTCCTACAAGAGTAAACGCTCCAAGACTCCCGTGCAATCGGCAGCAGCTAACGTCACGGAAAAGCCCGTCACGAGGAAGAGTGAAAGAATTGACCGTGAAAAACTCAAAAGGTCAAGCTCTCCTCGTGGGGAGACGCAGAAGCTTTCCGAATTGAAAGTGGAGGCGGAGAAGGTTTCGAGGAATGCTGCTAAATCCCCTAGTTCTGCTGCAGAGCCGGAAAACGTGGAGCCAAGCTTGCCAATAGGCCGGACTAGGCGCAGAAACGTAAGGTCAGTCTACGCTACCACGGGGGACAATGAGGGCCCGTCTCCGGTGAAGGACTCCGTGGAGGTCACTAGATCCAccaggaagagaggggaaaaggaaccGCAGGAAACGGTGACAACTGTTCCTACGACCCCGAGGAGGGGAAGACCTCCGAAAACCCGCCGTAAGCCGGAGGAGGACATCTCTCCAATAAAGACAGAACCGGTACAGCaagaggtggaggaggctgaAACTAAAGACGCTGTGGAAGCTCCTAAGCCTGCAGAAGGTTGGAGGTCGCCTAGATCCCAGAAGCTAACACACAGTCACTCATCAGCTGCTACCAGCCaacaggggaagaaagggaagaatgaaCCGAAAGCCGATACCTCAGCTGAATCCGAAGATGCTGCTGAAAGAAGCAGTCAGGAATCGAGCATCGGTGACAACGGCAATAAAGCCAAAGGCACTGAGAAAGAGCCGGCAGCGAGCGAGCAGAAACGTGATAGGAAAGAACTGGATGTGGAGAAAAACCAGCTAGAAATCCCCACGGTTGAGATCACTGAGAAGAAGCCGGTGCCGGAAAAGGTTACAAAATCCAAAAGGGGAAGGTATAAAAATACCAAAACTGTCGTAGATAAAGCATCCGTGTGTCTCAAAAATGTAGAAATACGCCTCAACGTGGACGAAGTCAAGGGCGCCTTGCGGCCGACTGATGAGGAGGCAGAGCCGGTGGCGGTGTCGCCGGCCAAAATGAAGAGCCCCCCAAAAGAGGACATCTTGCCACCCCATTTTGCTAAGAATGAGGTAGAAGATTCATTCCCAGAAACGGAAAAAGAGGTGATACGGGAGCCAAAGCAGTCCCCCGAAGCTGCCCAGTTAGCCAAACAGATCGAACTCGAGCAGGCCGTGGAGAACATTGCAAAACTCACCGAAACTCCTCCGTCAATTGCTGCCTACAAAGACCCAACGGCAGACGTGCCCGAAGTTcgtcaggaggaggaaggagataaACCCGCGCATCAGGCTAGTGAAACAGAGCTGGCAGCGGCCATCGGCTCCATCATCAATGATATTTCTGGAGAGACGGAAAGCTTTCCTGCACCCCCGACGTATCCCGCTGAATCGGAAGCTGAAATCCCCGCGGAGCCCTTGGTGTTACCGTCACCTCGGGAGGAGATGGAGCCTGAGACTGATCAGGCAGTGAATAATATCCTAGAAACTGAGGCTGCTGTCGAGCCCGCGGTGCAGCCggttcccagctctgccccaccgGCGGTAGAGACGGAGAGCAAGGAGGCCGAAGTCAGCTTCAGCGAATCTTCCAACTCTGCGCAGGAGGCCGAGACCTTGCAGGAGGCTGAAGTTGCTCGGAAGGAAAAGGGCCGTCAGAAAACCACACGGCAGAGACGCAAAAGGAGCACGGGCAGAAAGGGCGACGCCACTGAAGTCAACGCCTTCGAGCCGGAGAGGGTGCCGAGCAAGTCGCCCCCCGCCAACGAAGTAAAGACGAAGCCCGAAGAAGCCTcgaaggaggaaaagcaaactAAAACCATAGCTCAGGCGTCCATGGAGCCAAGCGCTTCCGATGCcagcaaggctgcagctgctgacgTTGCAGCTGTGCATGAAGCCGTCGCTGAGAGCGGCACCTCTCCGAAAGCACCCGCTCCGACTCCCCTGGACCTGCCGGCCCCGCCGGTTACCCTCGACGAGGGGAGTCAGAGCGGGTTCAAGATACGGTCGCCCATGGAGAACACCCCCATCACCCCGCCCAGCGCCCCAAATGCAGCCCTTCCCACCGTCCCTTCGGCAGCGGTGGCAGCCAAACTGTCCACCCCAGTGCCCGCCACCATCGTCCCCCTTCACTCCGGCACTGCCAAGGTGCCGGAGTGGATGGTAAGGCACGAGGAACCCCGTGCCCGTTCCACGCCCCCACCCGCTCTCCCACCAGACACGAAGGCGTCGGATATCGATACAAATTCCAGCACTTTGAGGAAGATACTCATGGAGCCCAAGTACGTCTCAGCGACGAGCATAACCTCCACGCACGTGACGACGACGCACGCCGAGCCGGTGAGCGCGCCTCGTTTGGAGGAGGCACCCCTCCACCCCGCGGTGGAGGCCATAAAGCCGGTTTCGGAGGAGAAGCCGGCAGTTCCCGTCACCAACGCCTTGGACCCACCGGTGGCCGAAGCCCCCGTGTTCAGCGAGAAGGAAAAGATAAGCACCGTGATTGCTCCCAAAGCCACTTCTGTCATAAGCAGGATGCCCCACAGCATGGATCTGGAGGAGGCTCCGAGGATCACCTTGGTGAAGCAAGCTCCCCAAACCCAGACGTGTCTCGTCAACGCCCCCTCGCCGAAATTTAAGCAGAGGTCAAGCACAAATGATAACAGCAGGTTTCATCCAGGATCGATGTCTATTATTGAGGAGAGGCCTGTAGAGACTGGGTCCAGTCCGGGGCTGCGGGTGAACACCTCGGAAGGCGTAGTCCTTCTGAGTTACTCGGGACAGAAGACAGAAGGCCCTCAGCGAATTAGTGCCAAGATCAGCCAGATTCCCCCAGCCAGCGCTGTCGACATAGAGTTTCAGCAGTCGGTGTCCAAGTCTCAGATTAAACAGGAACCTATCACACCATCTCAGCCGACGCCAAAAGGCTCCCAGACCTCGGCGGGCTACGGGACTGTTTCCACCCATTCTTCTTTGGTACTAGGGACACAAGCTTACAATACGTCGCCCGTCATCTCCTCCGTTAAACAAGAGCGCACTGCGCTGGAGAAGTCCGACTCGTCCCACCTTTCCGTTCAGACTCCAGCGTCTCAGCCCGGTAAAGTCCTCACTCAGACTGTAAACACTCCACCCGTACTCGTCCACAACCAGATGGTTGTGAACAAAAAACTGTCCGATCCGGCTGCTCTCAAAGTGGAGACCAAGACTCTGCAACCCTCCAACTTGAGTCCTGGAGTCAGTCCCCACCACCCTTCCCTCTCTGGGAAAATGCATTCGGAAGCAAACCACGTCAGCTCGGGACCCAGCACCCCGACCGACCGGGCTATTTCCCACTTGGGGGTCACCAAACAGGAGCCGCACTCGCCCCGTACTAGTGGGCACTCGCCGTCGCCGTTCCCCCGGGCTTGTCATCCCGGCAGTACCTCGTCTCCGGCTCTATCGAGCAGCACCCCGGTCATGCTGGCGCCGGGAATTCCCGTTCCTCAGTACATATCCAGCATGCATCCCGAGCAATCTGTTATCATGCCCCCTCACAGCGTAACGCAGACTGTGTCCCTGGGCCATCTGTCCCAAGGTGAGGTGAGGATGAACACCCCTCCTCTCTCCGGCATCCCTTACGGCATCCGCCCGGAAGCGCTCCATTCCCCCAGAGCCGCTCTGCAACCCCAGATAGAGATCAAACCTCAGCGGTCCAGCACGCCCCAGCCAGCTCCGATACGAGACATAGTCatgcctcctctctcctctcagcATGCCCCCGAGGAGGAGATGCATTACCACCACACCACGGTGTGCAGGGGGCCAGCCCCGGTTCAGTCGGACGTGCTGGTGATGCAGCCGGATTACCGCATGCACCCCACCAGCATCCGGCTGGACCAGTACAACGTCCCCCGGGACGTGAGGATGATCATGCACCCGCACATGGCCGCCGTGGGCGAGCACCACTCGGAAACGAGACAATCCCGAACGCCTGAAGGGGCTGTGAAAACTCCCCCCGTCAGTAAGACCCCGCAACCTGGAAAAGAGACGCCCAAATCCTCCGAAGGCAAGATGGCACACTCTCCTCACAGCGAGCCCCGGCTCCTCAGCGTCCCCTCCAGCAGCCAGCTGCCTGGACTGCCTTTGACGCAGCCGGTGGTGGTACCGCACGGGGTGCAGATCATGCACCCCGCGGGGAGCTCCTTTCACGATTATCGGTCTGTGTACGGCGACATGAGGAATTACCATACGGCGGCACAGCTCGGGCATCCTCAGTTCCCGGGTGCCTCGCCGATCGGGTTGCCTTCCCGGAGCATGACCCCATCTCAG GGTCTACAGGAGGGCGAACACTCGCACCCCAGCCAGCCAGTACGCAGCAAGACTCCTCAGATCCCGCAGGATCCCAAGGGCCCGCCGGCAGCAGGACCTGAACAGAGTCACCACCCCACTGTAAATAGGCACGCGGCGCCGATAGACCCTCACGTCCACCTTCAGAGGGCACAAGCGGACACGGGCCAGACCTCCTACCCTTCGCCCGTCGCTATCTCAATGAAACAGGAGCTTCCGTCACCGCACCAACCTCAGGCGGTTCCCAAGCAATCCATGTTTATCCCCACGACGTCGGGTCCCGGcgccccgccggggctgcccctcAATCGCCCGGAGCCCCAGTCCACGCTCAAACAGGAGCCGTCTCCTCACCCCGTTTCGCAGAGACCTGTGGACATGGTTCAGCTCCTGACA aaATACCCGATTGTCTGGCAGGGCCTTTTGGCTCTA